A single genomic interval of Asterias amurensis chromosome 1, ASM3211899v1 harbors:
- the LOC139938683 gene encoding netrin receptor UNC5D-like isoform X2, which produces MLEQAKAQNIDVVGKIFKIANFAAAILDCHGGCLSIDDLDVHLYVPPGAIPEEQTQQVYIYVTGTSSVESHYFSTPFVHCGPPDTVFDKDVVLTMPHCVKNTSSCKFSLSKLSSGGSSDELREGFDVIQVVDNDSITFSVNHFCGFGATASPVDGNILEKTMIACVFIHKENEVTLRLRLVDDVKVNVLEVKTDEGKHGFYSADVDSPLIVQKNNQDVVAKISNCNLFWELSEPESCQQKIHRDLLWRETKASCARAFPSAMFVAKRRWGLRIARFTARMAVLQEGSGVYGVNFFVSAKKERIQQPALDRETQMDWIQQMFLEQMAKLQCTSVRPRLLEESIFNKLCDLFDDPNPLGNDWRKLATLLLNRSVSIGSISDKAGRERRSPTEIVLELFVGRQSGRTEEETRATLKGALIDMDRQDAEFAIVAIREQ; this is translated from the exons ATGTTGGAGCAAGCCAAGGCACAGAATATCGACGTAGTTGGTAAAATCTTCAAAATCGCCAACTTTGCTGCCGCCATTTTAGACTGTCACGGTGGATGTCTGTCTATTGACGATTTAGACGTTCACTTGTACGTCCCTCCTGGAGCAATACCTGAAGAACAAACGCAACAAGTCTACATTTACGTCACCGGTACATCGTCAGTTGAAAGCCATTATTTCTCAACTCCATTCGTCCACTGTGGACCGCCAGACACCGTCTTCGACAAAGATGTTGTCTTGACTATGCCCCACTGCGTAAAGAATACGTCTTCCTGCAAGTTTTCATTGTCTAAGTTATCTTCGGGTGGTTCTAGTGATGAGCTTCGTGAAGGTTTTGACGTGATCCAGGTCGTTGACAATGATTCCATAACGTTTTCAGTTAACCATTTCTGTGGGTTTGGGGCTACAGCTTCACCTGTGGATGGAAACATCTTGGAGAAGACAATGATAGCATGCGTGTTTATCCACAAAGAAAATGAAGTTACACTTCGTCTTCGACTAGTTGATGACGTCAAAGTAAATGTTCTG GAAGTAAAGACAGATGAGGGAAAGCATGGGTTCTATTCGGCAGACGTGGACAGTCCTCTGATAGTTCAGAAGAACAACCAAGACGTTGTGGCGAAAATCTCAAACTGCAACTTGTTCTGGGAATTATCTGAACCGGAATCTTGCCAACAG AAGATTCACCGTGACTTGTTATGGCGAGAAACCAAGGCATCATGTGCCCGAGCTTTTCCGTCCGCCATGTTTGTCGCTAAACGACGTTGGGGCTTACGGATAGCTCGCTTCACAGCTCGCATGGCCGTCCTCCAAGAAGGCAGTGGGGTCTATGGGGTAAACTTCTTTGTCTCTGCAAAAAAG GAACGTATTCAACAACCGGCACTGGATCGAGAAACACAAATGGACTGGATACAGCAAATGTTCTTAGAACAAATGGCGAAGCTACAATGCACCAGCGTTAGACCAAGACTACTCGAAGAGTCCATCTTTAATAAACTTTGTGATCTGTTTGATGACCCCAATCCTTTGGGAAACGACTGGCGTAAGCTCGCTACCCTACTGTTGAATCGCTCAGTAAGCATCGGCAGCATCAGTGATAAAGCAGGGCGAGAACGAAGAAGTCCCACAGAAATCGTCTTGGAGTTATTCGTCGGAAGACAGTCAGGTAGGACTGAAGAAGAAACACGGGCTACACTGAAGGGCGCCCTCATTGACATGGATCGCCAAGATGCTGAGTTTGCCATCGTTGCGATCAGGGAACAGTGA